A portion of the Manihot esculenta cultivar AM560-2 chromosome 2, M.esculenta_v8, whole genome shotgun sequence genome contains these proteins:
- the LOC110608548 gene encoding LOW QUALITY PROTEIN: protein translocase subunit SECA2, chloroplastic (The sequence of the model RefSeq protein was modified relative to this genomic sequence to represent the inferred CDS: inserted 1 base in 1 codon) — MATVPTLVNPSSLVPKPPNRRTNICFTRPIFIFPTSLAHSSLSSSRFQQRYFSINTVITASLKENLGSLRKRATDFTSLNYWVVRDYYRLVESVNAIEPQIQILSDEQLSAKTVEFRRRLRQGETLADIQAEAFAVVREAARRKLGMRHFDVQIIDGAVLHDGSIAEMKTGEGKTLVSTLAAYLNALTSEGVHVVTVNDYLAHRDAEWMGRVHRFLGLSVGLIQKGMTAKERRSNYRCDITYTNNSELGFDYLRDNLAGNSEQLVMRWPKPFHFAIVDEVDSVLIDEGRNPLLISGEANKDAARYPVAAKVAELLVRGLHYNVQLKDNSVELTEEGIALAEMALETNDLWDENDPWARFVMNXLKAKEFYRRDVQYIVRNGKALIINELTGRVEEKRRWSDGIHQAVEAKEGLKIQADSVVVAQITYQSLFKLYPKLSGMTGTAKTEEKEFLKMFQMPVIEVPTNLPNIRKDLPIQAFATARGKFEHVRQEIEYMFRQGRPVLVGTTSVENSEYLSDLLKQWQIPHNVLNARPKYAAREADIVAQAGRKYAITISTNMAGRGTDIILGGNPKMLAKEIVDDSLLSFLTREAPDVDIDGEKISQKVMAKIKIGSTSLALLAKTALMAKYVGKSEGKSWTLQDANSIISESVEMSQLMDVKELEKLANEESELYPLGPTIALTYLSVLKDCEVHCLNEGSEVKRLGGLHVIGTSLHESRRIDNQLRGRAGRQGDPGSTRFMVSLQDEMFQKFNFDTEWAVKLISRITNDEDVPIEGDAIVKQLLALQINAEKYFFGIRKSLVEFDEVLEVQRKHVYDLRQLILTGDNESCSQHISQYMQAVVDDIVFGNADPLKHPRSWSLDKLLREFISIGGKLLDASFAGTTAEDLLKSLLQLHESSSIDINDFYLPDLPKPPNVFRGIRRKCHSLKRWLVICSDELTKNGGHRTTINLLRKYLGDLLIASYWNVVQESGYDDAYIKEIEKAVLLKTLDCFWRDHLINMNRLSSAVNVRSFGHRNPLEEYKIDGCRFFISMLSATRRLTVETLLHYWSSPTESHELFVS, encoded by the exons ATGGCCACAGTTCCTACTCTCGTAAATCCCTCCTCTTTGGTCCCCAAACCACCTAATAGACGCACCAACATTTGCTTCACCAGACCCATCTTCATTTTCCCTACATCTTTGGCTCATTCATCGCTTTCTTCTTCTCGGTTCCAACAACGTTATTTCAGCATCAACACGGTTATCACTGCTTCCCTGAAG GAAAATTTGGGCAGTTTGAGAAAGAGGGCGACTGATTTTACGAGCTTGAACTACTGGGTTGTAAGGGACTACTATCGTCTAGTGGAGTCAGTTAATGCCATTGAGCCGCAGATTCAGATTCTCTCTGATGAGCAG TTGAGTGCTAAAACTGTGGAGTTCAGAAGAAGATTAAGACAAGGAGAGACTCTAGCGGATATTCAAGCTG AGGCCTTCGCTGTTGTACGTGAAGCTGCAAGAAGGAAACTTGGAATGCGCCATTTTGATGTGCAG ATTATTGATGGTGCGGTGCTCCATGATGGATCCATTGCTGAGATGAAAACAGGGGAGGGAAAAACATTGGTTTCAACATTGGCTGCATATCTAAATGCACTGACCAGTGAGGGTGTCCATG TGGTGACTGTGAATGATTACCTAGCTCACCGTGATGCTGAGTGGATGGGCCGTGTTCATCGCTTTTTAGGTCTTTCAGTTGGTCTTATTCAG AAAGGCATGACAGCTAAAGAGAGGCGTTCCAATTACCGATGTGATATAACTTACACAAATAATTCA GAGCTTGGTTTTGATTATTTACGAGATAACCTTGCTGGAAACAGTGAACAACTTGTGATGAGATG GCCAAAGCCATTTCACTTTGCAATAGTAGATGAAGTTGATTCAGTTCTCATTGATGAAGGGAGGAACCCATTGTTGATAAGTGGTGAG GCTAATAAAGATGCTGCAAGATATCCGGTGGCTGCAAAAGTGGCTGAACTGCTTGTTCGAGGCCTT CATTACAATGTACAGCTGAAAGATAATTCAGTGGAGTTGACTGAGGAAGGAATAGCTCTTGCTGAAATGGCCCTTGAAACAAATGATCTGTGGGATGAGAATGATCCCTGGGCAAG ATTTGTTATGA GCTTGAAAGCTAAAGAGTTCTATAGACGAGATGTTCAATACATAGTTAGAAATGGAAAGGCTCTCATAATAAATGAG CTGACAGGAAGAgtagaagagaaaagaagatggTCTGACGGAATTCATCAGGCTGTAGAGGCTAAAGAAGGTCTGAAGATTCAG GCTGATTCAGTTGTTGTGGCACAAATTACATACCAATCGTTGTTTAAGCTCTACCCGAAGTTGTCTGGCATGACTGGGACTGCAAAAACTGAA GAAAAGGAGTTTCTGAAAATGTTCCAAATGCCAGTTATTGAAGTGCCCACAAATTTACCAAATATCCGTAAAGATTTGCCCATACAAGCTTTTGCG ACTGCTCGGGGAAAATTTGAGCATGTCCGACAAGAAATAGAGTACATGTTTAGACAGGGTCGTCCTGTTTTAGTTGGGACCACCAG TGTTGAGAATTCTGAATATTTATCAGATCTGCTTAAGCAGTGGCAAATCCCTCACAATGTCCTGAATGCACGACCTAAG TATGCTGCAAGGGAAGCTGACATTGTTGCCCAAGCAGGGCGAAAATATGCCATTACTATTTCTACAAATATGGCTGGAAGAGGCACTGACATAATTCTGGGAGGAAACCCAAAA ATGCTTGCCAAAGAAATTGTAGATGACAGCTTGCTTTCTTTTTTAACACGAGAAGCTCCTGATGTTGACATTGATGGCGAAAAAATTTCACAAAAG GTAATGGCAAAGATAAAGATTGGATCAACATCATTAGCTCTGCTAGCAAAGACTGCACTAATGG CTAAATATGTTGGTAAAAGTGAGGGTAAAAGCTGGACATTGCAGGATGCAAATTCAATAATCTCAGAATCTGTGGAAATGAGCCAGTTGATGGATGTTAAAGAGCTGGAGAAACTTGCTAATGAGGAGTCTGAATTGTACCCTCTTGGCCCTACTATTGCACTCACTTATCTATCAGTTTTGAAGGATTGTGAAGTGCATTGTTTGAATGAGGGTTCTGAAGTCAAAAGGCTTGGGGGGCTCCATGTCATTGGGACATCTTTACATGAGTCCCGTAGAatagataaccag CTCCGAGGAAGAGCAGGAAGGCAGGGGGATCCTGGATCTACACGATTTATGGTGAG TTTACAGGATGAaatgtttcaaaagttcaacttCGATACTGAGTGGGCAGTGAAACTTATATCAAGGATTACTAATGATGAGGATGTACCAATTGAAGGTGATGCAATTGTAAAACAG CTTTTAGCGCTGCAAATAAATGCGGAGAAGTACTTCTTTGGCATAAGAAAAAGCCTGGTTGAGTTTGATGAAGTATTAGAG GTACAAAGGAAACATGTTTATGACCTTAGACAGTTGATTTTAACAGGTGACAATGAAAGTTGTTCACAACACATATCACA GTACATGCAAGCAGTAGTGGATGACATCGTCTTTGGCAATGCTGATCCCCTGAAG CATCCAAGGAGCTGGAGTTTGGATAAACTCTTGAGAGAGTTCATCTCTATTGGGGGGAAGCTGTTGGATG CCTCATTTGCAGGAACCACTGCAGAGGACTTGCTGAAGTCTCTTCTACAACTGCATGAATCAAGCTCTATTGATATTAATGATTTTTACCTCCCAGACTTGCCAAAGCCTCCCAATGTTTTTAGAGGAATCCGCAGGAAATGCCATTCACTAAAACGTTGGCTTGTCATATGCTCTGATGAATTGACTAA AAATGGTGGACACCGGACAACTATTAATCTTCTTCGCAAGTACCTTGGAGATCTTCTAATTGCTTCATATTGGAATGTTGTACAAGAGTCCGGTTATGATGATGCATATATCAAAGAAATTGAG AAGGCAGTTCTTCTGAAGACTCTAGACTGTTTCTGGAGGGATCATCTTATAAATATGAACAGGCTCAGTTCAGCG GTAAATGTAAGAAGTTTTGGGCATAGGAATCCTCTTGAAGAATACAAAATTGATGGGTGTAGATTTTTCATTTCAATGTTGAGCGCAACAAGGAGACTAACTGTTGAAACCCTCTTACACTATTGGTCGTCCCCTACAGAGTCCCATGAACTCTTTGTATCATAG